One stretch of Microvirga lotononidis DNA includes these proteins:
- the ispH gene encoding 4-hydroxy-3-methylbut-2-enyl diphosphate reductase, translated as MIQDHSPLTVLLAAPRSFCAGVERAIRAVEEALDRTGRPVYVRHEIVHNDRVVEDLKRKGAIFVEDLADIPDGAVAIFSAHGVSRAVEREAASRGLSVLDATCPLVRRVHLEGQRHSKAGREVIVIGHRGHVEIEGTTGQIDGTVHVIESVAEALTVRVLNPERIAYITQTTLSVDDTREIIAALKKRFPAVQGPDIKTICYATQNRQMAVRVIARRAERIIVCGARNSSNTNRLCEVAVNEGRQALLMQDPKDLTLSFIDGAAVIGLTAGASAPEDLVQEALAQLAQWRRLTVEEVRVTREDAQFAPVDLSHLVPQLANAS; from the coding sequence ATGATCCAGGACCATTCCCCGCTGACTGTTCTGCTCGCCGCCCCGCGCAGTTTCTGTGCCGGAGTCGAACGCGCCATACGGGCCGTCGAGGAGGCCCTCGACCGGACGGGCAGACCCGTCTATGTGCGCCACGAGATCGTGCATAACGACCGCGTGGTGGAAGACCTGAAGCGCAAGGGTGCGATCTTCGTCGAGGATCTGGCGGACATCCCGGACGGGGCCGTCGCCATCTTCAGCGCCCACGGCGTTTCGCGCGCAGTGGAACGGGAAGCGGCGAGCCGGGGCCTGTCCGTGCTCGACGCCACCTGCCCGCTCGTGCGCCGCGTCCATCTCGAAGGACAGCGCCATTCCAAAGCCGGCCGCGAGGTCATCGTCATCGGCCATCGCGGCCATGTGGAGATCGAGGGAACCACCGGGCAGATCGACGGTACCGTCCATGTGATCGAAAGCGTTGCGGAAGCGCTGACCGTTCGGGTTCTGAACCCGGAGCGCATCGCCTACATCACCCAGACGACGCTCTCCGTCGACGATACCCGCGAGATCATCGCGGCCCTGAAGAAGCGCTTTCCGGCCGTTCAGGGGCCCGACATCAAGACGATCTGCTATGCGACGCAGAACCGGCAGATGGCTGTGCGCGTGATCGCCAGGCGCGCGGAGCGGATCATCGTATGCGGCGCGCGCAACTCGTCGAACACCAACCGCCTGTGCGAGGTGGCCGTCAACGAGGGGCGCCAGGCGCTCCTCATGCAGGATCCGAAGGACCTGACGCTCTCCTTCATCGACGGCGCCGCCGTGATCGGCCTGACCGCAGGCGCCTCCGCTCCCGAAGATTTGGTGCAGGAGGCCCTGGCCCAGCTCGCGCAATGGCGGCGGCTCACGGTGGAGGAGGTGCGCGTCACCCGCGAGGACGCCCAGTTCGCCCCCGTGGATCTCTCGCACCTCGTTCCTCAGCTCGCGAACGCCTCCTGA
- a CDS encoding hydroxysqualene dehydroxylase: protein MTVRRTHIVGAGVAGLSAALAVTADGGAAVVYEAAPQPGGRCRTLQPADGFIHDNGTHVLFTANGRTLDLLEVIGARDRWFEPEPKGLPLYDGRTGEIQRVGLSPWSWLFPSRRPHGLTLPDLARILRLVFTAKDCPVASIIGDRPIMDSLIEPLTVAVLNTPPAQASSQRLACALRRLIRPGAGRLLVARNGLSEDLIEPAVATLTARGAAVHTGQRLRRLLTSQERVIGLALPDRTVMLGPEDRVILALPPYEVGRLLPALPVPTSFEPILNVHYRMKGLASPRFIGFSGTLAQWALVRPSHVSVTVSAADAVMDHHVDDVAARIWSDIAPALRRLGLDAETGRQPESRVVKEKRATIRQAAEELPQPPLRPLTNLALAGDWIGSLPATIESAVMAGEHAASLLRHVRCSRQTAPRDRPLKTENAA, encoded by the coding sequence ATGACGGTCAGGCGCACCCATATCGTCGGAGCGGGGGTCGCCGGCTTGAGCGCTGCGCTCGCCGTCACGGCCGATGGCGGCGCGGCCGTCGTCTACGAGGCCGCGCCGCAGCCGGGCGGACGCTGCCGGACCCTGCAGCCTGCCGACGGCTTCATCCATGACAACGGCACCCATGTGCTGTTCACGGCCAATGGACGTACGCTCGATCTCCTCGAGGTCATCGGTGCCCGCGACCGCTGGTTCGAGCCGGAACCCAAAGGGCTTCCGCTCTACGATGGACGAACGGGCGAGATCCAACGGGTGGGACTCTCGCCCTGGTCGTGGCTGTTTCCCTCACGGCGACCGCACGGCCTAACCCTGCCCGATCTCGCGCGGATCCTGCGCCTCGTCTTCACCGCGAAGGATTGTCCGGTCGCGTCCATCATCGGCGATCGTCCGATCATGGACAGCCTCATCGAGCCGCTGACGGTGGCTGTGCTCAATACGCCCCCCGCGCAGGCCTCCTCGCAGCGCCTCGCCTGCGCCTTGCGGCGGCTCATCCGGCCCGGTGCCGGACGCCTGCTCGTGGCGCGCAACGGCCTGAGCGAAGACCTGATCGAGCCCGCTGTTGCGACCCTCACAGCGAGAGGCGCTGCCGTTCACACCGGGCAGCGCCTGCGCCGGCTTCTGACCAGCCAGGAGCGCGTCATCGGGTTGGCGCTGCCGGACCGCACCGTGATGCTCGGCCCCGAAGACCGCGTGATCCTCGCATTGCCGCCCTACGAGGTGGGGCGGCTTCTTCCCGCGCTGCCCGTGCCGACCTCTTTCGAGCCGATCCTCAACGTGCATTATCGCATGAAGGGCCTGGCGAGCCCGCGCTTCATCGGTTTCAGCGGCACGCTGGCGCAATGGGCCCTGGTCCGTCCCTCTCATGTGAGCGTCACGGTTTCGGCCGCCGATGCGGTGATGGACCACCATGTCGACGACGTGGCTGCAAGAATCTGGAGCGACATCGCGCCGGCCCTGCGCCGTCTCGGGCTCGATGCGGAAACCGGTCGTCAGCCCGAGAGCCGGGTGGTGAAGGAGAAACGCGCGACCATCCGCCAAGCTGCCGAGGAGCTCCCGCAGCCTCCCTTGCGGCCTCTGACTAACCTCGCCCTGGCCGGAGACTGGATCGGCTCTCTTCCGGCCACCATCGAGAGCGCCGTGATGGCAGGCGAGCACGCCGCCTCCCTGCTGCGGCATGTCCGCTGCAGCCGCCAGACCGCTCCGCGCGACCGCCCCTTGAAGACGGAGAATGCGGCATGA
- a CDS encoding squalene/phytoene synthase family protein codes for MSVDLSGTTKRPSDENFPVASLVLSRQHRDAVLAFYAFARMADDIADAPDLGAAEKLARLDALEQALLAGDPTIPRAARLHEVDGQRKAGRDPARDLLRAFRQDVVKARYNDWAELIDYCRYSANPVGRFLLTLHGERSSAFGPVDALCTALQILNHLQDCGKDREQMGRIYIPIRWMLAAGSEAAFFDPSRTALRRAVFDAMLDRVDALIDQAQSLPEHLQNARLRAQSLATIALARRLSRRLRQADPVLERVQVSRPDACVAFLCGLPGTIRRPSPRDHRVTAAAVRRSGSSFRLGMQSLSPERRRAIHAVYAFCRAVDDIADGAAPASEKRGFLREWRRELDRLHRAPETPIGRELARASTLFKLPLEECHALLDGMETDSADRVRLASDYELGLYGRRVAGSVGALSIRIFGAPSAHDFALNLGRTLQLVNILRDVDEDAAHERVYVPLSRLAQLGLSDAPAATLVADPRFARVCESLAEEARAGFAAADTALMRLDRRALKPAILMMENYRRVLDRLQARGWGRRQGRLRLSTADRLHLITRAMRPA; via the coding sequence ATGAGCGTGGACCTTTCAGGAACGACGAAGCGACCGAGCGACGAGAACTTTCCGGTCGCCTCCCTGGTGCTCTCGCGCCAGCACCGGGATGCCGTTCTCGCCTTCTACGCTTTCGCCCGAATGGCGGACGACATCGCCGACGCACCCGATCTCGGAGCGGCCGAGAAGCTGGCGCGCCTCGATGCTCTCGAACAGGCGCTCTTAGCTGGCGATCCGACGATTCCACGGGCCGCGCGCCTTCACGAAGTCGACGGACAGCGCAAGGCCGGACGAGACCCGGCCCGCGATCTGCTGCGCGCTTTCCGTCAGGACGTAGTCAAGGCCCGCTACAACGATTGGGCGGAGCTGATCGATTATTGCCGCTATTCCGCCAACCCGGTCGGCCGCTTCCTGCTGACGCTTCACGGGGAGCGCAGCTCCGCCTTTGGGCCGGTGGATGCCCTTTGCACGGCGTTGCAGATCCTCAATCACCTGCAGGATTGCGGCAAGGATCGCGAGCAGATGGGCCGCATCTACATCCCGATCCGGTGGATGCTGGCGGCGGGCTCCGAGGCGGCATTCTTCGATCCTTCACGCACGGCGCTCCGCCGCGCTGTTTTCGACGCCATGCTCGACCGGGTCGACGCGCTGATCGACCAAGCGCAATCCCTGCCCGAGCATCTGCAGAATGCGCGCCTGCGGGCACAGAGCCTTGCGACCATCGCCCTCGCCCGGCGCCTGAGCCGCCGTCTGCGGCAAGCCGATCCGGTTCTGGAGCGGGTGCAGGTGAGCAGGCCGGATGCCTGCGTCGCCTTCCTGTGCGGTCTTCCCGGAACGATCCGGAGGCCCTCTCCTCGCGACCATCGCGTGACCGCCGCGGCCGTGCGGCGTTCGGGCTCGTCCTTTCGCCTCGGCATGCAGAGTCTCTCTCCCGAGCGCCGCCGCGCCATTCATGCCGTCTATGCCTTCTGTCGCGCGGTGGACGATATTGCCGACGGCGCCGCGCCTGCTTCCGAGAAACGGGGCTTCCTGCGCGAATGGCGGCGCGAGCTCGACCGGCTGCACCGTGCACCGGAAACGCCGATCGGACGCGAGCTCGCCCGCGCCTCGACCCTGTTCAAGCTGCCCCTGGAGGAATGCCACGCCCTGCTCGACGGCATGGAGACCGACAGTGCTGATCGCGTGCGCCTTGCCAGCGACTATGAGCTCGGGCTCTATGGCCGCCGTGTCGCGGGATCCGTCGGAGCGCTCTCGATCCGCATCTTCGGCGCTCCGTCCGCTCACGACTTCGCCCTCAATCTCGGACGCACTCTGCAACTCGTGAACATCCTGCGCGACGTCGACGAGGACGCGGCCCACGAGCGGGTCTACGTTCCTCTTTCGCGGCTTGCGCAGCTCGGTTTGAGCGATGCTCCCGCCGCCACTCTCGTGGCAGATCCACGCTTCGCCCGTGTCTGCGAAAGTCTCGCCGAAGAGGCCCGCGCCGGCTTTGCCGCAGCGGATACAGCCCTCATGCGGCTCGATCGCCGGGCGCTGAAACCCGCGATCCTGATGATGGAGAATTACCGCCGCGTGCTCGACCGGCTGCAGGCGCGCGGCTGGGGCCGACGTCAGGGCAGGCTGCGCCTGAGCACGGCCGATCGATTGCATCTCATCACCCGCGCCATGAGGCCCGCATGA
- a CDS encoding glycosyltransferase, which produces MTALGLVLLALAAIPFVLALMNLGILRATPPQAPQGDMLVSILIPARNEAANIGPAVEAALGSMGVPVEVLVMDDGSTDATADIVRAYAARDSRVRLLAAPALDEGWTGKVHACHHLSEAARGTHFLFVDADVRLSPHAAASLAGHAQATDAGLVSAVPRQIMITPGELLTVPTINLLLLGYLPIGFMRLSRDPGLGAACGQLMLVEREAYRASGGHAAIRARIHDGIQLARLFRRKGLMTDLVPGERLATCRMYARFDEAWVGFAKNAHEGMATPVALPVWTVLLFGGHVLPFLLLPFAPSILFAWAALLSLGARSLVTFATRENPWSIPLHPLTILVGLAIQWSVLLRIGEARLAGWKGRLYPLEEKP; this is translated from the coding sequence ATGACGGCGCTCGGTCTCGTCCTGCTTGCACTGGCCGCGATCCCGTTCGTTCTCGCGCTCATGAACCTGGGCATCCTGCGCGCGACGCCGCCCCAGGCGCCGCAGGGAGACATGCTCGTTTCCATCCTCATCCCGGCGCGCAACGAGGCGGCGAATATAGGCCCCGCTGTCGAAGCGGCGCTCGGCAGCATGGGCGTCCCGGTCGAAGTCCTGGTCATGGACGATGGGTCGACGGATGCGACCGCCGATATCGTCCGCGCCTATGCGGCCCGCGACAGCCGCGTGCGCCTCCTTGCGGCTCCGGCTCTCGATGAGGGCTGGACCGGCAAGGTCCATGCCTGCCACCATCTCTCCGAGGCCGCACGGGGCACGCATTTTCTCTTCGTGGATGCGGATGTGCGTCTTTCCCCTCATGCTGCGGCTTCGCTCGCAGGCCATGCGCAGGCGACCGATGCCGGCCTCGTCAGTGCCGTGCCGCGCCAGATCATGATCACGCCCGGCGAATTGCTGACGGTGCCGACGATCAACCTGCTCCTACTCGGCTATCTTCCCATCGGCTTCATGCGCCTCTCCCGCGATCCGGGACTGGGAGCAGCCTGCGGCCAGCTCATGCTTGTCGAGCGCGAGGCCTATCGGGCGAGCGGCGGACACGCGGCGATCCGAGCGCGCATCCATGACGGCATCCAGCTGGCCCGGCTCTTCCGACGCAAGGGCCTGATGACGGATCTCGTCCCTGGTGAGCGCCTCGCCACCTGCCGCATGTATGCGAGGTTCGACGAGGCCTGGGTGGGCTTTGCCAAGAATGCCCACGAGGGCATGGCGACACCGGTGGCATTGCCGGTCTGGACCGTTCTTCTTTTCGGCGGCCATGTGCTGCCATTCCTGCTCCTGCCGTTTGCGCCCAGCATCCTGTTCGCCTGGGCGGCCCTTCTTTCCCTCGGCGCACGCAGTCTCGTGACCTTCGCGACGCGGGAAAACCCTTGGTCGATCCCTCTTCATCCCCTCACCATCCTGGTCGGCCTTGCGATCCAGTGGAGCGTGCTCCTGCGGATCGGCGAGGCGCGCCTCGCGGGATGGAAAGGAAGGCTTTATCCGCTGGAGGAAAAGCCATGA
- a CDS encoding lysophospholipid acyltransferase family protein has translation MVSTFRRYFTRHMNALRIAQWGMPAAPQQGPIIVYSNHPAWWDAAVYVLAADRFLPSYESYAPIDAAMLRQYGIFGRIGAFGVDLESPRGAADFLKAGSEILSVPHRALWITAQGRFGDVRERPLGLKPGVAYLLERAPGCTVLPLAIEYGFWLERGAEAFIAFGPPMRGQDLLNLARSDRLKRLEGELTTTLDRLSADVRSRDPARFRAVLEGRAGIGGLYDGWRRLAAALRGRAFDPSHEGRPS, from the coding sequence ATGGTCTCGACCTTCCGGCGCTATTTCACACGCCACATGAACGCCCTGCGGATCGCCCAATGGGGCATGCCCGCCGCTCCCCAGCAGGGTCCGATCATCGTCTATTCCAATCACCCGGCCTGGTGGGACGCGGCCGTCTACGTCCTGGCGGCGGACCGCTTCCTTCCGTCCTACGAGAGCTACGCACCCATCGATGCCGCAATGCTGAGGCAATACGGCATCTTCGGCCGCATCGGCGCCTTCGGCGTTGATCTCGAAAGTCCCCGCGGTGCGGCCGATTTCCTCAAGGCCGGATCGGAGATTCTTTCCGTTCCCCATCGCGCGCTCTGGATCACCGCGCAGGGACGCTTCGGCGACGTGCGCGAGCGGCCCCTCGGCCTCAAGCCCGGCGTGGCATATCTCCTCGAGCGTGCGCCCGGATGTACCGTCCTTCCGCTCGCCATCGAGTACGGCTTCTGGCTGGAGCGCGGAGCAGAAGCCTTCATCGCGTTCGGGCCACCGATGCGCGGACAGGATCTTCTCAACCTCGCACGCTCGGACCGGCTGAAGCGCCTTGAAGGTGAGCTGACGACGACGCTCGATCGCTTGAGCGCCGACGTGCGGAGCCGAGACCCGGCCCGATTCCGGGCCGTGCTCGAAGGCCGCGCCGGGATTGGCGGCCTCTACGACGGATGGCGGCGCTTGGCGGCGGCCCTGCGCGGGCGCGCCTTCGATCCGTCTCATGAGGGACGGCCATCATGA
- a CDS encoding phytoene desaturase family protein, with amino-acid sequence MNAQGTSVAVIGGGLGGLAAACVAAARGHKVTLYDKNPWIGGKAAVLHGDGFRFDMGPTILTVPRVLERIFAEAGRNLSDYLDLVRLDPQWRCFFDDGTQIDLQENIDAMAETMDRFAPGKNAGEGYRRFQEISAHLHDISNRFFFWKPVEDLFDTINIRANMNPATLRDVLSLRMGSSVAGTIRSKVKDERLAQMLDHFTQYVGSSPYGSPAVLCAIAHMQAADGVWYPMGGTRAVAEALAKLATELGATFKTDSEVSSLKIENGAVTGIVLASGDVVPYDNVISNMDSIRTYRELVGGEVGEHYARKDFEPACSGVVLYLGLNKRYDHILHHDFVFSRDPEEEFDFIYRRGEPAPDPTCYLAAPSATDPSVAPEGGEALYVLVHTPYLRPHHDWSQMFPAYRQVIIDKLKRTAGMSDLEERIVVEHHLTPQDIHDRYKVLNGAIYGLASHGKFMGAFKPGNRSRQVRGLYLAGGAAHPGPGMPMVMMSGWIAADALDADGKVENLRNVS; translated from the coding sequence GTGAACGCTCAAGGCACTTCGGTTGCGGTCATCGGCGGAGGATTGGGCGGATTGGCGGCCGCCTGCGTCGCAGCGGCCCGCGGGCACAAGGTCACCCTCTATGACAAGAACCCCTGGATCGGCGGCAAGGCGGCGGTCCTGCATGGTGACGGCTTTCGCTTCGACATGGGGCCGACGATACTGACGGTGCCGCGGGTTCTGGAGCGCATCTTCGCAGAGGCCGGCCGCAATCTCTCCGACTATCTCGACCTCGTGCGGCTCGATCCGCAATGGCGCTGCTTCTTCGACGACGGCACCCAGATCGACCTGCAGGAAAACATCGACGCCATGGCCGAGACCATGGATCGCTTTGCGCCCGGAAAGAATGCCGGCGAGGGATACAGGCGCTTCCAGGAAATCTCCGCACATCTTCACGACATCTCGAACCGGTTCTTCTTCTGGAAGCCGGTGGAGGATCTCTTCGACACCATCAACATCCGCGCCAACATGAATCCCGCAACCTTGCGGGATGTTTTGTCTCTGCGCATGGGTTCGTCCGTTGCAGGCACCATCCGATCCAAGGTGAAGGACGAACGCTTGGCGCAGATGCTCGATCACTTCACGCAATATGTCGGCTCGTCGCCCTATGGCTCGCCCGCCGTGCTCTGCGCCATCGCCCACATGCAGGCGGCGGACGGCGTGTGGTATCCCATGGGCGGCACCCGTGCGGTCGCGGAGGCCCTGGCGAAACTGGCGACCGAACTCGGCGCCACGTTCAAGACCGACAGCGAGGTGTCTTCACTCAAGATCGAGAACGGGGCGGTGACGGGCATCGTCCTCGCGAGCGGCGATGTCGTTCCTTACGACAACGTCATCTCCAACATGGATTCGATCCGCACCTATCGCGAACTCGTCGGCGGCGAGGTGGGCGAGCACTACGCCCGCAAGGACTTCGAGCCTGCCTGCTCGGGCGTGGTTCTCTATCTCGGCCTGAACAAGCGCTACGACCATATCCTCCATCACGATTTCGTGTTCTCGCGCGATCCGGAGGAGGAGTTCGACTTCATCTATCGGCGCGGTGAGCCCGCGCCCGACCCGACCTGCTATCTCGCGGCCCCTTCCGCCACCGATCCAAGCGTTGCCCCGGAAGGCGGCGAGGCTTTGTATGTGCTCGTCCATACACCCTATCTTCGCCCCCACCATGACTGGTCGCAGATGTTTCCCGCCTATCGGCAGGTGATCATCGACAAGCTGAAACGCACGGCCGGCATGAGCGATCTCGAGGAGCGCATCGTGGTCGAACACCACCTGACGCCGCAGGATATTCATGACCGCTACAAAGTGCTCAACGGCGCCATCTACGGTCTGGCGAGCCATGGCAAGTTCATGGGGGCGTTCAAGCCGGGCAACCGCAGCCGGCAAGTGCGTGGCCTTTACCTGGCTGGCGGGGCAGCCCATCCCGGCCCGGGCATGCCGATGGTCATGATGTCGGGCTGGATCGCCGCCGACGCGCTCGATGCGGATGGCAAGGTCGAGAATCTACGGAACGTGTCTTGA
- a CDS encoding SAM-dependent methyltransferase, which yields MLWRAYALLSHGGDRIGLGSIGLPSWHGPAAPSFQRTGDVLKVLEEADTAIWSASALSACAETGLLAHLDKPATIDTLADAASLSPALVRTLIDVLASHRFVVWEQDRVQAAPALMPFTTPEGVATFRASLRAPLLQADSFRRNLADRRLSLDGWTHTDDAIIESQGTLTRLWTTRALPKLKFLPGLVPRLEKPGAALLDVGAGAAGLSIVLCRHFPHLKAVALEPAPHPAEIGERHVREAGLEDRVVMRRQRAEDLVDERAFDLAFLPQMFLPDAIIREAIERIFRALRPGGWLLVAALAQEGGGTVSAVNRLKNLLWGGNTRAVHHLMPLLAAAGFGPVIRAPGRHSLRMICARRPILRDPS from the coding sequence ATGCTGTGGCGCGCCTATGCTCTTCTGTCCCACGGGGGAGACCGCATAGGCCTCGGCTCCATCGGCCTGCCGTCCTGGCACGGTCCGGCCGCTCCGTCGTTCCAGCGAACGGGCGACGTGCTGAAGGTGCTCGAAGAGGCCGACACGGCCATCTGGTCGGCGAGCGCCCTCTCGGCCTGCGCCGAGACAGGTCTTCTCGCCCATCTCGACAAGCCGGCGACGATCGACACGCTGGCGGACGCCGCCTCGCTGTCGCCAGCGCTTGTCCGGACGCTGATCGACGTGCTCGCCAGCCACAGGTTCGTGGTGTGGGAGCAGGACCGGGTGCAGGCGGCCCCTGCCCTCATGCCTTTCACGACCCCCGAGGGCGTGGCGACCTTCCGTGCGTCGCTGCGGGCTCCTCTCCTTCAGGCCGACAGCTTCCGGCGCAACCTCGCCGACCGCAGGCTGTCCCTCGATGGCTGGACCCATACGGACGACGCCATCATCGAGTCCCAGGGCACCCTGACCCGGCTCTGGACTACCCGGGCCCTGCCGAAACTGAAATTCCTGCCGGGCCTCGTCCCGCGCCTCGAGAAACCCGGCGCGGCCCTTCTCGACGTGGGCGCGGGAGCCGCGGGTCTTTCGATTGTGCTCTGCAGGCATTTTCCTCATCTGAAGGCCGTGGCCCTCGAGCCCGCGCCGCATCCGGCCGAGATCGGCGAACGCCATGTGCGGGAAGCCGGGCTGGAGGATCGTGTCGTCATGCGCCGGCAGCGCGCGGAGGACCTGGTCGACGAGCGGGCCTTCGACCTCGCTTTCCTGCCGCAGATGTTCCTGCCGGATGCAATCATCCGGGAGGCCATCGAGCGGATCTTCCGGGCGTTGCGGCCGGGAGGATGGCTTCTCGTGGCCGCCCTGGCCCAGGAAGGCGGCGGAACGGTCTCCGCCGTCAACCGGCTGAAGAACCTGCTCTGGGGCGGCAATACGCGCGCCGTGCACCACCTGATGCCCCTCCTGGCCGCCGCCGGGTTCGGTCCGGTGATCCGCGCGCCCGGCCGGCACTCGCTCCGCATGATCTGCGCCCGCCGCCCAATCCTTCGTGATCCGTCTTGA
- a CDS encoding DUF2141 domain-containing protein: MRRAGLTAFLLLSVSSAHAATLTIRAQGVQPDGNMVYAGVCDTSFEESTCPYKDRGQATAATVELRIRNVKPGAYAIAVFHDVNGNGKLDRNLIGLPSEPYGFSNDVGRRGPPNFDAARIVVREPATTVVIPIR, from the coding sequence ATGAGACGCGCTGGACTGACCGCTTTTCTTCTCCTTTCCGTCTCATCCGCCCACGCGGCAACGCTGACGATCCGCGCACAGGGCGTTCAGCCGGACGGGAACATGGTCTATGCCGGGGTCTGCGACACCAGCTTCGAGGAGTCCACCTGCCCCTACAAGGACCGCGGCCAAGCCACGGCAGCAACCGTGGAGCTGCGCATCAGGAACGTGAAGCCGGGCGCCTATGCCATTGCGGTTTTTCATGACGTGAACGGCAACGGCAAGCTCGACCGCAACCTCATCGGCCTTCCGAGCGAACCCTACGGGTTCTCGAACGATGTGGGCCGCCGCGGACCTCCGAATTTCGACGCCGCCCGCATCGTCGTCAGGGAGCCTGCGACGACCGTCGTAATCCCGATCCGATAG
- the crtI gene encoding phytoene desaturase family protein produces the protein MRESARSPQVAVVGAGPGGLASAMLLAREGVPVTVFEREPAVGGRTRTVHAPGGYKFDIGPTFFLYPRVLRDIFEACGERLEDHVELKRLDPQYHVIFEGGGSIRATYDLNRLEQEIARLAPADARNVRRFLDDNRDKLEAFRPVLEQAFSSPADLFSPAMLAALPKLRPFSSVDSDLKRYFADPRVRLAFSFQTKYLGMSPFQCPSLFTILSFLEYEHGVFHPMGGCGAVSEAMAKVARKMGVDIRLNTPVECIVYENGEAVGLEAGGERFAAGSVVINGDFGHAMRHLVPEDMRPRWTDRKLDRAKISCSTFMLYLGIEGDVGNLAHHTILLSRDYERNIHEITNGILPEEPSIYVQHAGATDATMAPDGHTSLYVLVPVPNLRCGIDWAREAPRYRGLALDRLKVLGLTDIESRIRYERVVTPRGWESEFSVFEGATFNLAHNLTQMLYFRPHNRFGRNVYLVGGGTHPGSGLPVIYEGARITTRLLLEDRERRRAGDHEAKPAVAPLGEAAL, from the coding sequence ATGCGCGAATCCGCCCGATCACCGCAGGTCGCCGTCGTTGGGGCGGGGCCCGGAGGATTGGCTTCCGCCATGCTGCTGGCGCGCGAGGGCGTCCCCGTCACGGTGTTCGAACGGGAACCTGCCGTCGGCGGCCGCACCCGGACCGTCCATGCGCCCGGCGGCTACAAGTTCGATATCGGCCCGACCTTCTTCCTGTATCCCCGCGTCCTGCGGGACATCTTCGAGGCCTGCGGGGAGCGGCTGGAAGACCATGTCGAACTCAAGCGCCTCGACCCGCAGTATCATGTGATCTTCGAGGGCGGCGGCTCCATTCGGGCCACTTACGATCTTAACCGACTCGAACAGGAAATCGCCCGTCTGGCCCCCGCCGATGCACGCAACGTGCGCCGTTTTCTCGACGATAACCGCGACAAGCTCGAAGCCTTCCGCCCAGTGCTGGAACAAGCCTTTTCGAGCCCGGCCGATCTCTTCTCGCCGGCGATGCTGGCCGCTTTGCCGAAGCTGAGACCTTTTTCCAGCGTCGACAGCGATCTCAAGCGCTACTTCGCCGATCCGCGCGTGCGCCTCGCCTTTTCGTTCCAGACTAAATATCTCGGCATGTCGCCGTTCCAGTGCCCGAGCCTCTTCACCATTCTGTCGTTCCTCGAATACGAGCACGGCGTCTTCCATCCCATGGGCGGCTGCGGCGCGGTTTCGGAAGCCATGGCGAAAGTCGCACGCAAGATGGGTGTCGACATCCGCCTCAACACGCCCGTCGAGTGCATCGTTTACGAGAACGGCGAGGCCGTCGGCTTGGAGGCGGGCGGCGAGCGCTTCGCGGCGGGTTCCGTGGTGATCAACGGCGATTTCGGTCACGCCATGCGTCACCTCGTGCCGGAAGACATGCGCCCGCGCTGGACGGACAGGAAGCTCGATCGCGCGAAGATCTCCTGCTCCACTTTCATGCTCTATCTCGGCATCGAAGGCGATGTCGGCAATCTCGCCCACCACACGATCCTGCTGTCGCGGGACTATGAACGCAATATTCACGAGATCACGAACGGCATCCTGCCCGAAGAACCGTCTATTTACGTGCAGCACGCCGGCGCGACCGATGCGACGATGGCTCCTGACGGCCACACCAGCCTTTACGTGCTCGTGCCCGTGCCGAACCTGCGCTGCGGGATCGATTGGGCGCGCGAGGCGCCGCGTTATCGCGGGCTTGCGCTCGATCGGCTGAAGGTGCTCGGATTGACCGACATCGAAAGCCGCATCCGTTACGAGCGCGTGGTCACGCCACGCGGTTGGGAGAGCGAGTTCTCCGTGTTCGAGGGCGCCACCTTCAACCTCGCCCACAACCTGACGCAGATGCTCTATTTCCGTCCGCACAACCGCTTCGGCCGCAACGTGTATCTCGTCGGCGGCGGCACGCACCCCGGCAGCGGGCTTCCCGTGATTTATGAAGGAGCGCGCATCACGACGCGGCTGCTGCTGGAGGATCGCGAGCGTCGACGCGCGGGCGACCACGAAGCGAAACCCGCCGTCGCACCGCTTGGCGAAGCCGCTCTATGA